Proteins encoded by one window of Chanos chanos chromosome 7, fChaCha1.1, whole genome shotgun sequence:
- the LOC115816077 gene encoding LOW QUALITY PROTEIN: ubinuclein-1-like (The sequence of the model RefSeq protein was modified relative to this genomic sequence to represent the inferred CDS: substituted 1 base at 1 genomic stop codon): MAQTRRIQFTTLSDNGSFQSVVQKSSAKEDTVAALPVTKHQLSAETQDTARIELILFMPDDRRCPEFCYPELIKQKVTFPILKHGNHKTLDELEEDKERDELEALARKFEEKYGGAKTRKKDRLQDLVDLGYGYDETDSFIDNSEAYDELVPASLTTKYGGFYINCGTLQFRQVSDEEDENDKECFEENKKPKKRKMKENGEIHPNKKKKRRDDIQFKSNDLKNRALQENPDEKMPLKKKKKTKTMKAPDLANMLKKFHKEKLQQLQTLAEKGPGAVPLVNRDCMEPSEDTSQTNFEGSSVDPLLTLIASANDDDLAQAASVAELAFDVDGLLDEPPNASASEPDESGEPMEVDKPKMNPPPLPDGLPPAEDAQLQELCLDVHLRESLQRLKNAIGSVMPEQIARFHDNCQAHSEARAAKXEKGREQRTLEGSDEEEEEKSGKRVFGPRKRFRWNEEIRDCLCEVAKLKMEDYELKGFKSPNMEEYLRAFLEAEVKPLWPKGWMQSRILLIESRRIHSHITGIVARKKTMNIRKSQKGPNGGSERRSVSTVHPQTLAANIGGSAQLLGKSLSSDWTLHHPLSTSEGLPANLTCPNGEMRGELSLEAFGSLAENGPSTQAAFENGQSFRGTGKDLEPSADLLQKVVSGASQANLKCLSLHTAGSQCPSPDTTASVLQSKTHHGGHPDTAVRNKLLGLCSDTQTCLYGTQQASSQQRKEVTTEASLTLHSLSSASCLSIGKPVPVGDAKKKPLSSGQMKCLTKERNGEAPMLSSSAHKQTSNSGLGSDLKPHRTGGKKAQKLTLVAPPGGTHGDGGFAVQGVARLLTTSLGDAPVSTAMAATEDSCRDLPKPALSLLSASYPDLEQTLDPRALKVLPGLDSLQAFAFSGLAFTSKPPRHSQACQDALVSGPASGTFQYGLRYDGSQIHAEGPNAQRKLQ, encoded by the exons ATGGCCCAAACGCGTAGAATTCAGTTTACAACACTCTCAGACAACGGTTCTTTCCAATCGGTTGTCCAGAAATCATCCGCGAAAGAGGATACAGTCGCCGCTCTGCCCGTCACCAAACATCAGTTATCCGCAGAGACCCAAGACACAGCAAGGATTGAGTTAATCTTATTCATGCCGGACGATCGTCGCTGCCCTGAGTTCTGCTACCctgaactgataaaacaaaaggtAACCTTTCCGATTTTAAAACATGGAAATCA TAAGACTTTGGACGAATTggaggaagacaaagagagagacgaATTGGAGGCTCTGGCAAGAAAGTTTGAGGAGAAATAC GGTGGAGCTAAGACACGCAAAAAGGACAGATTGCAGGATTTGGTTGATTTGGGCTATGGCTATGATGAAACTGATTCATTTATTGACAACTCTGAGGCT TATGACGAGCTGGTCCCGGCCTCTCTAACCACCAAATATGGAGGATTTTACATCAACTGCGGCACGTTACAGTTTAGACAGGTTTCTGACGAAGAAGATGAGAATGACAAAGAGTGCTTTGAGgagaacaaaaaaccaaaa aagcgtaaaatgaaagaaaatggagagatTCACCcgaacaaaaagaagaagaggagagatgatATCCAGTTTAAGAGTAATGATTTAAAGAACAG AGCTTTGCAAGAAAACCCAGATGAAAAGATGCcattgaaaaagaagaagaagacaaaaactaTGAAAGCTCCAGACCTTGCCAACATGCTTAAGAAATTTCACAAAGAGAAACTGCAACAGCTCCAGACACTCGCTGAAAAAGGACCAGGGGCGGTCCCGCTCGTGAACCGCGACTGTATGGAACCCAGTGAGGACACCTCACAAACTAACTTTGAAGGCTCTTCAGTCGACCCACTCCTAACTCTTATCGCATCAGCTAATGACGACGATCTTGCACAGGCTGCATCTGTGGCCGAACTAGCCTTCGATGTAGATGGACTCTTGGATGAGCCGCCAAATGCCAGTGCATCAGAGCCGGATGAGAGTGGAGAGCCAATGGAAGTGGACAAGCCCAAGATGAACCCTCCACCTTTACCTGATGGACTGCCTCCTGCTGAGGATGCACAGCTTCAGGAACTCTGTCTT GATGTTCACCTGAGAGAGTCGTTACAGAGGCTGAAGAACGCCATTGGCTCAGTCATGCCTGAACAGATAGCTCGTTTCCATGACAACTGCCAAGCTCACTCTGAGGCCAGGGCTGCTAAGTAA gaaaaagggagggagcAAAGAACCTTGGAGGGAtctgatgaggaggaggaggagaaaagtggAAAACGAGTATTTGGGCCTCGAAAAAGATTCAGATGGAATGAGGAGATTAG agactgtctctgtgaggttgCGAAACTGAAAATGGAGGACTATGAACTCAAAGGGTTCAAGAGCCCAAACATGGAGGAGTACTTGCGGGCTTTTCTAGAAGCAGAGGTTAAACCACTGTGGCCAAAAGGCTGGATGCAGTCCAG GATTCTCCTCATAGAGAGTCGTAGAATTCATAGTCACATCACTGGCATTGT AGCCAGGAAAAAAACCATGAACATTCGCAAGTCTCAAAAA GGTCCAAACGGGGGATCTGAGAGGCgctctgtctccactgttcATCCCCAAACCCTTGCAGCAAACATCGGAGGTTCTGCTCAGCTTTTAGGCAAGAGCCTCTCCTCTGATTGGACGTTGCACCATCCCCTCAGTACATCTGAGGGTTTGCCTGCCAATCTCACTTGTCCTAATGGTGAAATGAGAGGAGAGCTATCACTGGAGGCCTTCGGCTCTCTGGCTGAAAACGGACCCTCGACGCAGGCTGCGTTTGAAAACGGCCAGTCCTTTAGAGGCACTGGTAAAGACCTGGAGCCCAGCGCTGACTTGCTGCAGAAGGTGGTATCTGGTGCCTCCCAGGCAAACCTTAAGTGCCTGTCCCTGCACACTGCTGGAAGCCAGTGTCCCAGCCCTGATACAACAGCCTCTGTTCTCCAGTCTAAAACCCACCACGGAGGACACCCTGACACGGCTGTACGGAACAAGCTCCTCGGCCtctgctctgacacacagacatgcctgTATGGAACTCAACAAGCCAGCTCGCAGCAACGAAAAGAGGTGACCACGGAGGCTTCCCTGACCTTACACTCCCTATCCTCCGCCTCATGTCTCAGTATTGGAAAACCTGTGCCTGTCGGTGATGCCAAAAAGAAGCCCCTCTCCAGCGGCCAAATGAAGTGCCTGACTAAGGAGCGTAATGGAGAAGCACCTATGCTTTCCAGCTCGGCCCACAAACAGACCAGTAACTCTGGACTGGGCTCAGACCTGAAGCCCCACCGTACTGGGGGCAAGAAGGCCCAAAAGTTGACATTGGTGGCACCGCCAGGAGGTACCCATGGTGATGGTGGATTTGCAGTCCAAGGCGTGGCTAGACTGCTTACCACTTCACTTGGCGATGCGCCTGTCTCCACGGCAATG GCAGCTACTGAAGACTCTTGTAGAGATCTTCCAAagcctgctctgtctcttctgtcGGCCTCTTATCCTGATCTGGAGCAGACCCTGGACCCCCGGGCCCTGAAGGTCTTACCAGGCCTTGACTCCCTCCAAGCTTTCGCTTTCTCCGGGCTCGCTTTCACCAGCAAGCCCCCCAGACACAGTCAGGCCTGCCAAGATGCCCTGGTCAGTGGCCCAGCGTCCGGAACCTTCCAGTATGGCCTCAGATATG ATGGGAGCCAGATTCATGCAGAGGGTCCTAATGCTCAAAGAAAACTGCAGTAA